From one Brachypodium distachyon strain Bd21 chromosome 4, Brachypodium_distachyon_v3.0, whole genome shotgun sequence genomic stretch:
- the LOC112272373 gene encoding uncharacterized protein LOC112272373 isoform X1 encodes MKKDRRGVDGEPSSCGDRVDAFLGSSVRSTTNSTFAVNYQILCPESQLTWKGAGVHMQSWLVVVEAIIAKGEKKKAQMARLKKRITGLVAWVDLNSLLLADRMCGKRLGRAGEQSNMVFGTQLLNVQQFRFGYLKPEV; translated from the exons ATGAAAAAAGATCGCCGGGGAGTGGATGGCGAGCCAAGCAGCTGCGGTGACCGGGTGGACGCCTTCCTCGGTTCCTCCGTCCGGAGCACGACAAACTCCACTTTTG CTGTAAATTACCAAATTCTTTGCCCCGAGAGTCAGTTGACATGGAAAGGAGCTGGGGTTCACATGCAAAGCTGGTTGGTTGTCGTTGAGGCAATCATtgcaaaaggagaaaaaaagaaggcacAAATGGCTAGgctaaagaaaagaataacGGGGCTGGTTGCTTGGGTGGACCTGAACTCCCTGTTGCTTGCCGATCGGATGTGTGGAAAGCGTTTGGGCCGTGCCGGAGAACAGTCGAATATGGTTTTTGGTACACAGTTGCTTAATGTTCAACAGTTCAG GTTTGGCTACCTGAAACCAGAAGTTTGA
- the LOC112272373 gene encoding uncharacterized protein LOC112272373 isoform X2, whose protein sequence is MKKDRRGVDGEPSSCGDRVDAFLGSSVRSTTNSTFAVNYQILCPESQLTWKGAGVHMQSWLVVVEAIIAKGEKKKAQMARLKKRITGLVAWVDLNSLLLADRMCGKRLGRAGEQSNMVFGLAT, encoded by the exons ATGAAAAAAGATCGCCGGGGAGTGGATGGCGAGCCAAGCAGCTGCGGTGACCGGGTGGACGCCTTCCTCGGTTCCTCCGTCCGGAGCACGACAAACTCCACTTTTG CTGTAAATTACCAAATTCTTTGCCCCGAGAGTCAGTTGACATGGAAAGGAGCTGGGGTTCACATGCAAAGCTGGTTGGTTGTCGTTGAGGCAATCATtgcaaaaggagaaaaaaagaaggcacAAATGGCTAGgctaaagaaaagaataacGGGGCTGGTTGCTTGGGTGGACCTGAACTCCCTGTTGCTTGCCGATCGGATGTGTGGAAAGCGTTTGGGCCGTGCCGGAGAACAGTCGAATATGGTTTTTG GTTTGGCTACCTGA